A region from the uncultured Sunxiuqinia sp. genome encodes:
- a CDS encoding energy transducer TonB, which produces MKTKKSKNADLESKRSLFFSLGLVLSLSFTLLAFSWKTPVQKADDVGSVNWDSPTDIVIPLTKPEKKELAPPIKTVELFQLVDNDTELDDDDLDIFDTEVTDEGIDVDALQDFANDNNTYDKEEIVLIPDEMPEFPGGMKALLKFIANTVDYPSVAQETGVQGRVFVNFVVNADGQVSDARIIRGVDSSLDREALRVVNKMPRWSPGKQGGHAVRVSYNVPINFVLQ; this is translated from the coding sequence ATGAAAACAAAAAAATCTAAAAACGCCGATTTAGAAAGTAAACGCTCATTATTCTTCTCACTTGGATTAGTACTCTCACTTAGTTTTACCTTACTGGCTTTTAGTTGGAAAACACCAGTACAAAAAGCCGACGATGTTGGATCTGTTAACTGGGACTCCCCTACTGATATTGTCATTCCCTTAACTAAACCAGAAAAAAAGGAACTCGCCCCTCCTATAAAAACAGTTGAATTATTTCAGCTGGTCGATAATGACACAGAACTGGATGATGATGATCTGGATATTTTTGACACCGAAGTAACCGACGAAGGAATTGACGTTGATGCATTACAAGATTTCGCAAACGATAATAACACATACGACAAGGAAGAAATTGTGCTAATACCTGATGAAATGCCTGAATTTCCCGGTGGAATGAAAGCTCTTTTGAAATTTATCGCCAATACGGTCGACTATCCGTCAGTGGCTCAGGAAACTGGGGTTCAGGGACGAGTATTTGTCAATTTTGTTGTTAATGCTGATGGGCAAGTCAGCGATGCCCGCATCATCCGGGGTGTCGATTCTTCGCTGGACAGAGAAGCACTCAGGGTTGTCAATAAAATGCCGAGATGGAGCCCCGGAAAACAGGGCGGACATGCAGTAAGGGTTTCCTACAATGTGCCGATAAATTTTGTATTACAATAA
- a CDS encoding helix-turn-helix domain-containing protein: MSYLCKAIVNEVVSGALPKQASSQPQIDTMTLNDVLELLKVHGYPTSKAKIYKLTSAGKIPCKTYGNKLVFSRKEVLLWAENQTKPKHDSAKVGLALARSARRKK, translated from the coding sequence TTGTCTTATTTGTGTAAAGCTATTGTAAATGAAGTGGTTTCCGGGGCTTTACCCAAACAGGCTTCATCCCAACCGCAGATTGATACTATGACCCTGAATGATGTTCTGGAGTTGTTAAAAGTACACGGCTACCCAACATCAAAAGCAAAAATCTACAAGTTGACCTCTGCCGGTAAAATTCCCTGCAAAACGTACGGAAACAAGCTGGTCTTTTCACGTAAAGAAGTACTGCTTTGGGCGGAAAACCAGACCAAACCCAAACATGATTCAGCGAAGGTAGGTTTAGCCCTTGCCCGAAGTGCCAGACGAAAAAAATGA
- a CDS encoding TonB family protein, which produces MEPKKSPKADLESKRNIFVQIGLVVSLGLCLLAFEWTSRVEQASSLGSVAEQEVEDEIIPITRQEEVKPPPPPPPPKVVEVLNIVEDDVEIEDELEIQDTEADDETVIDVAPVIEEEEEVDEGQVFFIVEDMPEFPGGELALRKFIANAVKYPVIAQENGIQGKVYVNFVVDKDGSITNARIARGVDASLDKEALRVVNSLPKWKPGKQRGKPVRVSYTVPINFVLQ; this is translated from the coding sequence ATGGAACCAAAGAAATCACCAAAAGCCGATCTTGAGAGCAAAAGAAATATTTTTGTTCAGATAGGGTTAGTGGTGTCTCTAGGTCTTTGCTTACTAGCTTTCGAATGGACTTCCAGAGTAGAACAAGCTTCTTCTCTAGGATCTGTTGCAGAGCAAGAGGTGGAGGATGAGATTATCCCGATTACCCGTCAAGAAGAAGTAAAACCACCACCACCACCACCACCACCAAAAGTTGTTGAGGTGTTAAATATCGTGGAGGATGATGTTGAAATCGAAGACGAACTTGAAATTCAAGACACCGAAGCGGATGACGAAACAGTGATCGACGTTGCGCCTGTTATTGAAGAAGAAGAGGAAGTTGATGAAGGTCAAGTATTCTTTATCGTAGAAGATATGCCTGAATTTCCTGGTGGAGAATTAGCTCTTCGTAAATTCATTGCCAATGCTGTAAAATATCCTGTAATTGCTCAGGAAAACGGTATTCAAGGAAAAGTTTACGTTAACTTCGTTGTAGATAAAGACGGAAGTATTACCAATGCACGCATCGCTCGTGGTGTTGATGCATCACTTGACAAAGAAGCACTTCGTGTGGTAAACAGTCTTCCAAAATGGAAACCAGGAAAACAAAGAGGAAAACCAGTAAGAGTTTCTTATACGGTTCCTATCAACTTTGTATTACAATAA
- a CDS encoding helix-turn-helix domain-containing protein, with protein MPRRKQYKILARQTAVYEAIVSELQKNPELADYDMESIEISVKKKITPRIRDIDKAIDNLERYILVNKEFIQIVNGEAIVSKKDIAKMLKISRPTLDKWIRDGFITPVKSNVLSNAEVFPPDLILKQLQNQKNKKIKKVFSFTLSPVDIV; from the coding sequence ATGCCCCGCCGCAAGCAATATAAAATATTAGCCAGACAAACGGCAGTTTATGAAGCTATTGTCTCAGAACTTCAGAAAAATCCTGAACTGGCTGATTATGACATGGAATCCATCGAAATATCGGTTAAAAAGAAAATCACTCCCCGAATCCGAGATATAGACAAAGCAATAGATAACCTGGAAAGATATATTTTAGTAAACAAAGAATTTATCCAAATCGTCAATGGTGAGGCGATAGTATCGAAAAAGGATATTGCTAAAATGTTGAAGATTTCGCGGCCAACCCTTGATAAATGGATAAGGGACGGATTTATTACTCCTGTTAAATCAAACGTTTTATCCAATGCTGAGGTATTTCCTCCCGACCTGATTCTGAAACAACTTCAAAATCAAAAGAACAAAAAAATAAAAAAAGTTTTCAGCTTTACATTGTCTCCGGTTGACATAGTTTGA
- a CDS encoding CHC2 zinc finger domain-containing protein, with the protein MKRKISMALSDIKQISIREYLKNKGILPKKDFGYYGMYFCPFREDHNTSFKVDYRQNIWYDFGTNEGGSIIDLVMKMNNWTFHEAATQLEKDFSGTDLNPFSFHRDITLDKKGNNKTSIIIHDIREILHPKLIKWINARKIDLSLANLYCREVHYPVRDKMYFSVGFENDKGGYELSSPPSFKGCIPPNEITTMKNGHETCLAFEGFRDFLSYLTIQETDKTRYDVAILNSVANIKKALPFLKEHKNICAFFDNDESGRKAFQKIKTSCFSVDDMSVKYARYKDLSDYLCGKKQVQEMKKSRGFRL; encoded by the coding sequence ATGAAAAGAAAAATAAGTATGGCACTTTCAGACATAAAACAAATAAGTATAAGGGAATACCTGAAGAATAAGGGTATCCTTCCAAAGAAGGATTTTGGTTATTATGGGATGTACTTTTGTCCGTTTCGAGAAGACCACAATACAAGTTTTAAAGTGGATTACCGCCAGAATATCTGGTACGATTTCGGCACAAATGAAGGAGGCTCCATTATCGACCTTGTCATGAAGATGAATAATTGGACTTTTCATGAAGCCGCAACTCAATTGGAGAAAGACTTTTCAGGTACCGACCTGAATCCATTTTCTTTTCACCGGGATATTACTTTGGATAAAAAGGGAAACAATAAGACATCAATAATCATTCATGATATCCGTGAGATTTTGCATCCCAAACTAATAAAATGGATAAATGCGCGAAAAATTGATTTGTCGCTTGCGAATTTATATTGTCGGGAAGTTCATTACCCTGTTCGGGACAAAATGTATTTCTCAGTTGGGTTCGAAAATGACAAAGGCGGATATGAGTTGAGTAGTCCGCCGAGCTTCAAAGGTTGCATTCCGCCTAACGAAATTACGACCATGAAGAACGGTCATGAAACCTGTTTAGCTTTTGAAGGGTTCCGGGATTTCCTTTCCTATTTAACCATACAAGAAACAGATAAGACGAGATACGATGTAGCAATTTTGAATTCAGTTGCCAACATCAAAAAAGCGCTTCCTTTTCTGAAAGAACACAAAAATATTTGTGCTTTTTTTGACAACGACGAAAGCGGTCGGAAAGCATTCCAAAAGATAAAAACATCATGCTTTTCGGTTGACGATATGTCGGTAAAATATGCGAGGTATAAAGATTTGAGTGACTATTTGTGTGGCAAAAAACAGGTTCAGGAAATGAAGAAAAGCCGAGGTTTCAGATTATGA
- a CDS encoding sigma-70 family RNA polymerase sigma factor, with protein MSKIDKEIIDSFDEDPSHSIRLIYRYYRNDFIGWVVTNNRLNSDEAEEIFQASVVAMYENKINGKLKEFTSSAKTYLFSVGKNKAKDYAKKKKNIEDFSFERYVMFDNSDDEIAVKKDFEERYEKVEAILKSLGSPCYPLLRLFYFERRSWKSIAAILTYKNANSAKNMKYKCEAKIREQINSYF; from the coding sequence ATGTCTAAAATTGATAAAGAAATAATTGATTCTTTCGACGAGGATCCCAGTCATTCCATTCGATTAATTTATCGCTATTATAGAAATGATTTCATTGGTTGGGTAGTGACAAATAATAGATTGAATAGTGATGAAGCCGAGGAAATATTTCAGGCGAGTGTAGTTGCGATGTATGAAAATAAAATAAACGGCAAGCTAAAGGAATTTACCAGTTCTGCTAAAACGTATTTATTTTCTGTAGGTAAAAATAAAGCCAAAGATTACGCGAAAAAGAAAAAAAATATTGAAGATTTCTCGTTTGAACGCTATGTGATGTTTGACAATTCTGATGATGAAATAGCTGTAAAAAAAGACTTTGAGGAAAGATATGAAAAGGTAGAAGCAATTTTAAAATCGTTGGGGTCTCCTTGCTATCCGTTACTACGTTTATTCTATTTTGAGAGAAGAAGCTGGAAAAGCATCGCAGCTATTTTAACATACAAGAATGCCAACTCTGCAAAGAATATGAAATATAAGTGTGAGGCGAAAATTAGAGAACAAATAAATTCTTATTTCTAA
- the hflX gene encoding GTPase HflX, whose protein sequence is MIETEKVQETAVLVGLVNQEQDERQAQEYLDELEFLADTAGAKVKKQFFQRLDVPNPATFVGSGKLQEIHNYMKVHEIDTVIFDDELSPTQLRNIERQLESKVLDRTNLILDIFAKRAQTAHAKTQVELAQYQYMLPRLTRMWTHLERQRGGIGMRGPGETQIETDRRIILDKIARLKVQLKKIDKQKATQRKNRGKLVRVALVGYTNVGKSTIMNMLAKSEVFAENKLFATLDTTVRKMVVGNLPFLLADTVGFIRKLPHGLVESFKSTLDEVREADVLVHVVDISHPGFEEQIDTVKETLSEIETGEKPTIYVFNKIDAFEYVQKDDDDLSPKTQENYSLEELKNTWIGKNNTPSLFISATEKENVDEFKKTLYEGVKKIHVTRFPYNDFLYDMDWTKPQE, encoded by the coding sequence ATGATTGAAACAGAAAAAGTACAAGAAACTGCCGTATTAGTTGGACTGGTTAATCAGGAACAAGACGAAAGACAGGCTCAGGAGTATTTGGATGAGCTTGAATTCCTAGCAGATACCGCCGGAGCAAAGGTAAAAAAACAATTTTTCCAGCGATTGGATGTTCCTAATCCTGCAACCTTTGTTGGGTCAGGAAAGCTACAGGAGATCCACAACTACATGAAAGTTCATGAGATTGACACGGTGATCTTTGACGATGAACTAAGTCCAACTCAACTCCGGAACATTGAAAGACAACTGGAATCCAAAGTACTCGACCGGACAAATCTGATTTTAGATATTTTCGCCAAACGTGCGCAAACTGCCCATGCCAAAACTCAGGTTGAACTCGCGCAATACCAATACATGCTTCCACGGTTAACCCGAATGTGGACTCACTTGGAGCGACAGCGAGGTGGAATTGGAATGCGGGGCCCCGGAGAAACACAGATTGAGACCGACCGCAGGATTATTTTAGATAAAATTGCCCGATTAAAAGTTCAACTAAAGAAAATCGACAAGCAGAAAGCAACACAGCGGAAAAACCGTGGGAAATTAGTTCGTGTTGCTCTGGTTGGTTATACCAATGTTGGTAAATCAACCATCATGAACATGCTTGCAAAATCGGAAGTATTTGCTGAGAACAAGCTTTTTGCGACACTTGACACCACTGTTCGAAAAATGGTAGTTGGCAACCTCCCCTTCTTACTGGCCGACACCGTTGGTTTTATTCGCAAACTGCCCCATGGTTTGGTAGAGTCATTTAAATCGACACTTGACGAGGTGCGCGAAGCCGATGTTTTAGTTCATGTGGTAGATATCTCACACCCGGGTTTCGAGGAGCAAATCGACACGGTAAAAGAGACCTTATCAGAAATTGAAACAGGAGAGAAACCGACCATCTATGTGTTTAATAAAATTGATGCTTTTGAATACGTACAAAAAGATGACGATGATTTAAGTCCAAAAACACAAGAGAACTATTCGCTGGAAGAATTAAAAAACACATGGATCGGCAAAAACAACACGCCCTCTCTTTTTATTTCAGCCACCGAAAAAGAAAATGTTGATGAATTTAAGAAGACCCTTTATGAAGGAGTCAAAAAAATTCATGTAACCCGATTTCCATACAATGATTTTTTGTACGATATGGACTGGACAAAACCTCAGGAATAG
- a CDS encoding nucleotidyl transferase AbiEii/AbiGii toxin family protein: MNNWIKIPEKERADILNSVATTTGLPNVAIEKDWWVTMVLRALFSCKCAPHIIFKGGTSLSKAWNIIERFSEDIDIAIDRAFFGFEGELRRKQITNLRRASCSYTQNNLKDELDKKLQEAGITGYSLSIPESKDSTQDPQIIEVNYNSLFAEGSYIQDKVMVEIGARSLMEPSKDVQLRSILANNYPETDFADVYFTVPTVIPQRTFLEKAFLLHEEFQKPLENVRVNRMSRHIYDLEKLMDTDFAKDALNSPDLYHAIVEHRKMLTAMKEVDYSTHVPEKISFVPPVAIIDLWRKDYETMQANMIYGDSLPFDKLIDRLKELNERFRQIKI; the protein is encoded by the coding sequence ATGAATAATTGGATTAAAATACCGGAAAAGGAAAGAGCTGATATACTTAATAGTGTTGCAACAACAACCGGATTACCGAATGTGGCCATTGAAAAGGACTGGTGGGTAACAATGGTGTTGCGTGCCTTGTTTTCCTGTAAGTGTGCTCCCCATATTATATTCAAAGGAGGAACTTCGTTAAGTAAAGCATGGAATATTATTGAACGGTTTTCAGAAGATATTGATATTGCCATTGATCGCGCCTTCTTCGGTTTTGAAGGCGAACTGAGACGGAAACAAATAACCAATCTCCGGCGTGCGTCATGTTCATACACGCAAAATAATTTGAAAGATGAATTGGACAAGAAATTGCAGGAGGCTGGTATAACTGGTTATTCACTATCCATTCCTGAATCAAAAGATTCGACCCAAGACCCACAAATTATAGAAGTTAATTATAATTCGCTTTTTGCAGAAGGGAGCTATATTCAGGATAAAGTGATGGTTGAAATCGGGGCGCGTTCCCTGATGGAGCCAAGCAAAGATGTTCAGTTGCGTTCTATTCTTGCAAATAATTATCCTGAAACTGATTTTGCAGATGTTTATTTTACTGTTCCAACGGTTATTCCGCAACGAACCTTCCTTGAAAAAGCTTTTCTTTTACACGAAGAATTTCAAAAGCCTTTGGAAAATGTACGTGTAAATCGCATGTCCAGGCATATTTATGACCTGGAAAAATTGATGGATACCGATTTTGCAAAAGATGCGCTAAACAGTCCCGATTTGTATCATGCAATTGTTGAGCATCGTAAAATGCTAACTGCAATGAAGGAAGTGGATTATTCTACTCATGTCCCTGAAAAAATAAGCTTTGTGCCGCCAGTTGCCATTATTGATTTATGGAGAAAGGATTATGAAACGATGCAGGCAAACATGATTTACGGAGATTCGTTGCCCTTTGACAAATTGATAGACAGACTAAAAGAACTAAATGAGAGGTTCAGGCAAATAAAAATATAG
- a CDS encoding VOC family protein, with product MLQKIGKENNVLTWFEIPVLDTARAKNFYETIFDIKMTTKVFAETNEELSFFPYDPTIKQALSGRVTGVLSKSKDRIPTEKGVFIYLNASPDIQTVIDRVEKVGGKVLVPKTEAPFGLFSIIIDSEGNRIGLHAEQ from the coding sequence ATGTTACAAAAAATTGGTAAGGAAAATAATGTTTTAACTTGGTTTGAGATACCTGTTTTAGATACAGCAAGAGCTAAAAACTTTTATGAGACCATATTTGATATTAAGATGACTACTAAGGTTTTTGCAGAAACAAATGAGGAATTAAGTTTTTTTCCATATGACCCAACTATAAAACAGGCACTTTCGGGAAGAGTTACAGGTGTTTTATCCAAATCAAAAGACAGAATACCAACTGAAAAGGGGGTGTTTATATATTTGAATGCTAGTCCGGATATTCAAACTGTAATTGATAGAGTTGAAAAAGTAGGAGGGAAAGTGCTTGTTCCGAAAACTGAAGCACCTTTCGGTCTATTTTCAATCATAATAGATTCGGAGGGCAACCGAATTGGATTACATGCTGAACAGTAA
- a CDS encoding phage integrase SAM-like domain-containing protein — MLKYSKDGVSVVLTHDTRRKNKEGSYPVKVQIVQKGKQRYYSTGKSLSVEEWETLAETKNKSLSEIRQDLENSFSFIRKIVEPLVNEHEFTFDALNLRLGKGFGDNTLGTAFHAKIESLLSENRIGSYNYYNDTLKTIEDFAGKNIPFEYITVAWLKKFEKHLLDTGRNYTTIGMRCRAIRSIMNDALTSGIIKEKQYPFGRGKYEIPTGQGRKLALTLQQIKTLVTYSDGSEATEHYRDLWFFSYLCNGINFADLITLKYANIQNDEIYFIRAKTINTSRVKKEICAVITPEMKAIMDKWGNADKSPDSYIFGFLNGDETPLQITKRVRDVISNCNRHLRKIGKAIGIAGLSTYTARHSYATVLKRSGANIAYISESLGHKDLKTTENYLASFEKEERVKNASFLTQFE, encoded by the coding sequence ATGCTCAAGTATTCAAAAGATGGTGTTTCTGTTGTTTTGACGCATGACACACGAAGAAAAAATAAAGAAGGTAGTTATCCGGTTAAAGTTCAGATAGTTCAAAAAGGAAAACAGAGATATTACTCCACAGGAAAATCGTTATCGGTTGAAGAATGGGAGACTTTGGCGGAAACAAAGAATAAGTCTTTATCTGAAATCAGACAAGACCTTGAAAATAGTTTTTCTTTTATCAGAAAAATAGTTGAACCTCTAGTTAATGAGCATGAATTTACTTTTGACGCTTTAAATCTTCGATTGGGAAAAGGTTTTGGTGATAATACCCTAGGAACAGCCTTTCATGCAAAAATTGAATCACTTTTAAGCGAAAACAGAATAGGTTCATATAACTACTATAACGATACTTTAAAGACCATTGAGGATTTTGCGGGAAAGAATATTCCGTTTGAATATATAACCGTGGCATGGTTAAAGAAATTTGAAAAACATTTGCTTGATACTGGAAGAAACTACACCACAATAGGGATGAGATGTAGGGCTATTCGTTCAATTATGAATGACGCTTTGACCTCGGGCATTATAAAAGAGAAACAATATCCTTTTGGGCGGGGGAAATATGAAATTCCGACAGGTCAGGGAAGAAAGCTGGCTCTGACTTTGCAACAAATAAAAACGCTTGTGACCTACTCGGATGGAAGTGAAGCAACCGAACACTACCGGGATTTATGGTTTTTTTCTTATCTCTGTAATGGAATCAATTTTGCCGACCTCATTACCTTGAAATATGCCAATATCCAAAATGACGAGATATACTTCATACGGGCTAAAACCATTAATACATCAAGAGTGAAGAAAGAAATTTGTGCCGTTATTACACCGGAAATGAAAGCTATTATGGATAAATGGGGAAATGCCGATAAAAGTCCCGATTCTTACATTTTTGGATTTCTCAATGGAGATGAAACGCCATTACAAATTACAAAGAGGGTTAGAGATGTAATCAGTAATTGTAACAGGCATCTTCGGAAAATTGGAAAAGCAATAGGTATTGCGGGACTTAGTACCTATACTGCCCGGCATTCATACGCAACTGTACTGAAAAGGTCAGGTGCCAATATCGCTTATATTTCTGAAAGTTTGGGTCATAAAGATTTGAAGACAACAGAAAATTACCTGGCTTCTTTTGAAAAAGAGGAACGAGTTAAGAATGCAAGTTTCCTAACACAGTTTGAATAA
- a CDS encoding NAD(P)-dependent alcohol dehydrogenase, with protein sequence MKASIRRSYCSPSRIRIEEVEKPTPKDDEVLIRVYTTTVNRTDCANLTAKPLIMRFVLGLFKPRKIILGTDFAGEVIAIGKNVKAFNIGDRVFGFNDTGAESQAEYTTTTEDDVFLIPGNIDFKQATAGLEGAHYAYSFIHKVTIKSGQNILINGATGAIGSALLQFARQYDVTITATCNTKNMELVKSLGADKVFDYTKEDFTSDNDKYDFVFDTVGKSTFGKCKSILKEKGIYISSELGPYSQNVFYPLLTSMSGKKVIFPIPYNKQKTIPYISHLLETGKFKPVIDREYLIEDISEAYEYVIKGLKTGNVLINVLKKHHATNKLIH encoded by the coding sequence ATGAAAGCCTCAATACGAAGAAGTTATTGCTCTCCAAGTCGAATAAGAATTGAAGAGGTTGAAAAACCAACACCCAAAGACGATGAAGTACTAATTCGAGTTTATACTACAACTGTCAACAGGACAGATTGTGCCAACCTTACGGCAAAACCACTTATCATGAGATTTGTCTTAGGACTATTTAAGCCACGTAAAATTATTTTAGGGACCGACTTCGCAGGTGAAGTAATAGCAATTGGCAAAAATGTTAAGGCATTTAATATCGGAGATCGGGTATTTGGCTTTAACGATACTGGGGCTGAATCTCAAGCTGAATATACAACGACAACAGAGGATGATGTTTTCTTAATCCCGGGAAACATTGATTTTAAACAGGCTACCGCTGGTTTAGAAGGGGCTCATTATGCGTATTCTTTCATACATAAAGTAACGATCAAGTCAGGACAAAATATTCTCATAAATGGTGCAACTGGTGCTATTGGTTCTGCTCTTCTGCAATTTGCTCGGCAATATGATGTCACAATAACAGCTACTTGTAACACGAAAAATATGGAGCTTGTCAAATCTTTAGGTGCCGACAAAGTTTTTGATTATACCAAAGAAGATTTTACGAGTGATAACGATAAATACGACTTTGTTTTTGATACCGTTGGTAAAAGCACATTTGGGAAGTGTAAATCAATATTGAAAGAAAAAGGTATCTATATTTCGTCTGAGCTGGGGCCCTATTCCCAAAATGTTTTCTATCCGCTCTTAACGTCTATGTCTGGTAAAAAAGTAATTTTCCCTATTCCTTACAACAAGCAGAAAACAATACCGTATATTAGTCATCTTTTGGAGACAGGAAAGTTCAAACCCGTTATTGATCGGGAATATTTAATCGAAGATATATCCGAAGCTTACGAGTATGTAATCAAAGGGCTTAAAACGGGTAACGTTTTAATTAACGTTTTAAAAAAACATCATGCAACAAATAAGCTTATTCATTGA
- a CDS encoding MobC family plasmid mobilization relaxosome protein: MKTIKNRNTNGRPAKKPSEKKAYKITVKMATEEHYSLKAKAGLAGINRSEFMRQCIRSSVVKQRLTPELMGHIRQLSGMANNVNQIARTANAAGYIEVHNHCLAMSECLDKVIKRIEDDC, from the coding sequence ATGAAAACGATAAAAAACAGAAACACCAATGGCAGGCCAGCCAAGAAGCCCTCCGAAAAGAAAGCATATAAAATAACTGTAAAAATGGCTACTGAAGAACATTATTCGCTGAAAGCCAAAGCTGGTTTGGCAGGGATTAACCGCAGCGAATTTATGCGTCAGTGTATACGTTCCTCCGTGGTCAAACAGCGTCTTACCCCGGAACTGATGGGACACATCCGGCAGCTTTCCGGCATGGCCAACAATGTCAATCAAATTGCCCGTACAGCGAATGCTGCCGGATATATCGAAGTGCACAATCATTGTCTTGCAATGAGTGAATGCCTGGACAAAGTAATTAAACGAATAGAAGATGATTGCTAA
- a CDS encoding relaxase/mobilization nuclease domain-containing protein encodes MIAKIVQGRGFKGAVNYVLDKKDVRLLFAKGVRLKDKASVIQSFITQSKLKPKISKPVAHISLDFSVQDKGRLTDKFMVGVAHEYLAKMGYTNTQYIIVRHHDTDHPHIHLVINRIDNEGNRISDKNEKLRNTKICMELTKKYGLYIASGKENVKEHRLKEPDKTKYEIYRVLQTAIPKCRNWKELDAKLRKSGVTAELRRNGSTDKIQGVRFGKNGYEFNGSKIDRAFSYSKISCQLKQNELSMQNYFKSAHRNSHGNNEGFSSAVGATVSSLGGLFDLQKQSSGYDEDYAEYLKQEALKQKRRKKGRRL; translated from the coding sequence ATGATTGCTAAAATTGTCCAGGGACGTGGTTTTAAGGGAGCAGTAAACTATGTATTGGATAAAAAGGATGTCCGTTTGCTTTTTGCCAAAGGAGTTCGGTTAAAAGACAAAGCATCCGTCATTCAAAGCTTTATTACCCAAAGTAAGTTAAAACCCAAAATCTCAAAGCCGGTGGCACATATCTCATTGGATTTTTCAGTACAGGACAAAGGCCGGTTAACCGATAAATTTATGGTTGGTGTTGCGCATGAATACTTAGCAAAAATGGGATATACTAATACACAATACATCATCGTCCGGCACCACGATACCGACCATCCGCATATCCACCTGGTGATAAACCGGATTGACAATGAAGGGAACAGGATTTCTGATAAAAACGAAAAGCTGCGTAATACAAAGATTTGTATGGAGCTGACAAAAAAGTACGGGCTTTACATTGCTTCCGGGAAAGAAAATGTGAAAGAACACCGGCTCAAAGAACCGGATAAAACTAAATATGAGATTTACCGGGTACTTCAAACCGCGATTCCTAAATGCCGAAATTGGAAAGAACTGGATGCCAAACTTCGAAAATCAGGAGTTACCGCTGAATTGCGAAGAAACGGGAGTACAGACAAAATTCAGGGAGTACGGTTTGGTAAAAACGGATACGAGTTCAACGGCTCCAAAATTGACCGGGCATTTAGCTATTCTAAAATTAGTTGCCAGCTAAAGCAAAATGAGCTGTCAATGCAAAATTACTTCAAATCTGCACACCGGAACAGTCACGGCAACAATGAAGGTTTTTCATCTGCAGTGGGAGCAACGGTTTCTTCTTTGGGAGGTCTGTTCGACTTACAGAAACAATCATCTGGCTATGATGAAGACTATGCCGAATATTTAAAACAGGAAGCCCTGAAGCAAAAACGAAGGAAGAAAGGTCGCAGATTATAA
- a CDS encoding DUF6088 family protein, with translation MQSIHKQIEDIIKRKRRGNVFFASDFKSLGSGDAIRQVLSRLCKEDFIVRLSNGIYLYPKISKHIGIIYPSIEEIAKAIARKEKARLIPTGVFALNKLGLSTQVPMKVVFLTDGAPRVVKVGKKATVHFKKTVAKYLAFKGSISTLVVFALKEIGKGNATETELQKIKEALINETPENITHDAVLAPEWIAEILLKLKKSETSITKSAAKEQD, from the coding sequence ATGCAATCTATTCATAAACAGATAGAAGATATTATAAAAAGAAAAAGACGAGGCAATGTGTTTTTTGCAAGTGACTTTAAGTCTTTGGGAAGTGGCGATGCTATTCGTCAAGTCCTTTCAAGACTTTGTAAAGAAGATTTCATAGTTCGTCTTTCGAATGGGATTTATCTCTATCCGAAAATCAGTAAACATATTGGGATTATTTATCCGTCGATAGAAGAAATAGCGAAGGCAATTGCAAGGAAAGAAAAAGCAAGGTTGATACCAACAGGTGTTTTCGCATTAAATAAACTGGGATTGTCAACCCAGGTTCCAATGAAAGTGGTTTTTCTTACCGATGGTGCGCCACGAGTTGTTAAAGTGGGGAAAAAGGCAACAGTACATTTTAAAAAGACTGTGGCTAAATATTTGGCTTTTAAGGGAAGCATTTCCACGTTGGTAGTATTTGCTCTGAAAGAAATAGGAAAAGGAAATGCAACAGAAACCGAACTTCAAAAAATCAAAGAAGCTTTGATTAATGAAACACCAGAAAATATAACACATGATGCAGTTCTAGCGCCGGAATGGATTGCAGAGATATTGCTAAAACTCAAGAAAAGTGAAACGAGCATAACAAAATCTGCAGCAAAGGAGCAAGATTAA